Proteins encoded together in one Streptomyces umbrinus window:
- a CDS encoding ABC transporter substrate-binding protein — translation MRKLNRKAGTHRTRRVVLAGVLSGALVVVGCDGGGDGSERSAKRGDTTCDGRLEGTTDITVWFHAGPSGELDTLRGQVKDFNAGQKDVRVELITLPEARPYDELVVSAAASGELPDLLDFDGPNLYNYAWSGKLKPIDSCVPEAVKADLLPSIRKQGTYEGRLWGVGTFDSGLGLYVRPSVLKQAGIRVPSGPDDAWTATELTGILRKLRKEGYERPLDLRLNYALSGQEWNTYGFAPAVWSAGGDLIDPRDLRTAEGFLNGPGAVGAMTTLQNWVKEGLVDPNKDDKAFTSGRSPVSWVGHWTYPEFSKAFPDDVKIVPLPDFGKGTVTGMGSWQWGVTAAAVDGDAVWRFLAHLLKPREVLRMSRANGAIPATDSAIELSPRFAEGGAERLFIEQLKSGVARPRSQTPAYPAVSGAFSRAFAEIMLDRAPVKAALDKAVRRIDKDLADHQGYPSAGP, via the coding sequence ATGAGAAAGCTCAACAGGAAAGCCGGTACGCACCGGACGCGCCGCGTGGTCCTCGCGGGAGTGCTGTCCGGGGCCCTGGTCGTCGTCGGCTGCGACGGGGGCGGGGACGGCAGTGAACGCTCTGCGAAGCGCGGCGACACCACGTGTGACGGCAGGCTCGAAGGCACCACCGACATCACCGTGTGGTTCCACGCGGGACCGAGCGGAGAGCTCGACACACTGCGCGGCCAGGTCAAGGACTTCAACGCCGGACAGAAGGACGTACGGGTCGAGTTGATCACGCTCCCCGAAGCGCGTCCGTACGACGAACTGGTCGTCTCCGCGGCCGCCAGCGGCGAACTGCCCGACCTGCTCGACTTCGACGGCCCGAACCTCTACAACTACGCCTGGTCGGGCAAGCTCAAGCCGATCGACTCCTGTGTGCCCGAGGCGGTGAAGGCCGATCTCCTGCCCTCGATCCGCAAACAGGGCACCTATGAGGGCCGGTTGTGGGGCGTCGGCACCTTCGACTCCGGGCTCGGCCTCTACGTACGCCCCTCCGTCCTGAAGCAGGCCGGAATCCGCGTCCCGAGCGGCCCGGACGACGCCTGGACGGCCACCGAACTGACCGGCATCCTGCGGAAGCTGCGCAAGGAGGGCTACGAAAGGCCCCTCGACCTGCGCCTCAACTACGCGCTCTCGGGCCAGGAGTGGAACACGTACGGGTTCGCGCCCGCCGTCTGGTCGGCCGGCGGAGACCTCATCGACCCCCGGGACCTGCGGACGGCGGAAGGTTTCCTCAACGGGCCCGGGGCGGTCGGGGCGATGACCACCCTCCAGAACTGGGTCAAGGAGGGGCTGGTCGACCCGAACAAGGACGACAAGGCCTTCACCAGCGGGCGCAGCCCCGTCTCCTGGGTGGGGCACTGGACGTACCCCGAGTTCAGCAAGGCGTTCCCGGACGACGTGAAGATCGTTCCGCTGCCCGACTTCGGCAAGGGAACCGTCACCGGGATGGGATCCTGGCAGTGGGGCGTCACCGCGGCCGCCGTCGACGGGGACGCGGTCTGGCGGTTCCTCGCCCACCTCCTGAAGCCCCGGGAGGTCCTGCGCATGAGCCGGGCCAACGGGGCGATCCCGGCGACGGACAGCGCCATCGAGCTCTCGCCGAGGTTCGCCGAGGGCGGTGCCGAGCGCCTGTTCATCGAGCAGCTGAAGAGCGGTGTGGCGCGGCCGCGGTCGCAGACCCCGGCCTATCCGGCGGTCAGCGGTGCCTTCTCGCGGGCCTTCGCGGAGATCATGCTCGACCGTGCCCCGGTGAAGGCCGCCCTGGACAAGGCGGTCCGCCGGATCGACAAGGACCTGGCCGACCACCAGGGTTACCCGTCGGCCGGGCCATGA
- a CDS encoding response regulator, whose product MSMRCLIVDDSARFLEAARALLERGGVRVVGVASTGAEALTRARDLAPDVALVDLDLDGENGLDVAGALADTVPAVILISTHSLEDFQELVADSPARGFLPKSALSARTIRDLLEP is encoded by the coding sequence ATGTCCATGCGCTGTCTCATCGTCGATGACAGCGCCCGGTTCCTGGAGGCCGCGCGCGCCCTGCTGGAGCGCGGCGGGGTCCGGGTCGTCGGCGTCGCCTCGACGGGCGCGGAGGCGCTCACGCGCGCGCGGGACCTCGCCCCGGACGTCGCCCTCGTCGATCTCGACCTGGACGGCGAGAACGGCCTCGACGTGGCAGGAGCGCTCGCGGACACCGTGCCCGCCGTGATCCTCATCTCGACGCACTCCCTGGAGGACTTCCAGGAGTTGGTGGCGGACAGCCCCGCCCGCGGCTTCCTGCCCAAGTCGGCGCTGTCGGCACGGACGATCCGGGACCTGCTGGAGCCGTGA